In Penaeus monodon isolate SGIC_2016 chromosome 8, NSTDA_Pmon_1, whole genome shotgun sequence, one DNA window encodes the following:
- the LOC119576376 gene encoding meiotic recombination protein DMC1/LIM15 homolog yields MEDQALDAEECILDDEISFFTDIDELQAHGINAADIKKLKSAGICTVKGVQMITRRRLCMIKGISEAKVDKIKEVAAKLCGGDGFVTALVMCEKRRLVFRVSTGSAELDALLGGGIESMAITEVFGEFRTGKTQISHTLCVTAQIPNEAGTYSGGKVIFIDTENTFRPDRLRPIADRYNLEQDAVLDNVLYTRAFTSEHQLEILDHVAAQFHEEPGIFKLLIVDSVMALFRVDFSGRGELADRQQKLAQYMSRLQKISEEYNVSVFITNQMTADPGAAMSFQADPKKPIGGHILAHASTTRVCLRKGRGETRIAKIYDSPELPENECTFAITAGGIADAKE; encoded by the exons ATGGAAGATCAGGCTTTAGATGCCGAGGAATGCATCCTGGACGATGAAATAAGCTTCTTCACAGATATAGATGAATTACAAGCTCATGGCATCAACGCGGCGGATATTAAGAAGCTAAAATCTGCGGGAATTTGTACAGTCAAGGGAGTACAGATGATCACCCGACGTAGACTTTGCATGATCAAGGGAATCTCTGAGGCAAAAGTAGACAAGATAAAGGAG GTGGCAGCCAAGCTATGCGGAGGCGATGGGTTCGTGACGGCGCTGGTCATGTGCGAGAAGCGAAGACTAGTGTTCCGCGTAAGCACGGGATCTGCTGAACTGGATGCACTGCTCGGCGGCGGGATCGAGAGCATGGCCATAACGGAGGTGTTCGGAGAGTTTCGTACGGGGAAGACACAAATCTCCCACACTCTCTGCGTCACAGCACAGATTCCCAATGAAGCTGGGACGTACTCCGGAGGGAAG GTCATCTTCATCGATACGGAGAATACCTTTCGGCCCGACCGACTGCGTCCCATTGCTGACCGCTACAACCTCGAACAAGACGCAGTGCTCGACAACGTCCTGTACACCAGAGCCTTCACCTCGGAGCACCAGCTGGAGATCCTGGACCACGTGGCCGCGCAGTTTCACGAAGAGCCTGGCATTTTCAAACTGCTCATTGTCGACTCCGTTATGGCTCTCTTTCGGGTCGATTTCAGTGGACGCGGAGAGCTGGCTGACCGGCAGCAGAAACTGGCGCAGTATATGTCACGACTGCAGAAGATCAGCGAGGAATACAACGTGTCTGTCTTCATCACTAATCAGATGACAGCAGATCCAGGGGCTGCGATGTCTTTCCAGGCGGACCCGAAGAAACCGATTGGCGGCCATATCCTAGCCCATGCCTCGACAACAAGGGTATGTCTGCGCAAGGGGCGCGGCGAAACTCGTATTGCAAAGATCTACGACAGCCCCGAATTGCCTGAGAACGAGTGCACCTTCGCTATCACAGCAGGAGGCATTGCTGATGCTAAGGAGTAA